Proteins encoded in a region of the Acidobacteriota bacterium genome:
- a CDS encoding glycine C-acetyltransferase produces MRVDPLAFLTTELDTLREQGLHRSLRILEGRQQASSRFDGRTVVNLSSNNYLGLTTHPRLIEAAIQAIRDFGVGSGSVRTIAGTMEIHMELERRLAAFKNTEAVVVFQSGFAANAGTVSAILTKEDVVISDSLNHASIIDGCRLSRAGIKVFPHKDVAAARTILQELPASQRKLLITDGVFSMEGDLGPLPELCDLAEEFGCIMMVDDAHASGVFGRNGRGTIDHFNMHGRVDIQVGTLSKAIGALGGYVAGSKDFIDFLYHRARPFLFSTSHPPSVAASCLAALDVLEQEPEIIERLWDNTRFFKAGLVSMGFDTGLSESPITPVIAGDGARAMKLSDRLFQEGVFAQGIAFPTVARDKARVRTIVTATHTKDELQFALDAFKRVGTELGLI; encoded by the coding sequence ATGCGCGTAGACCCTCTGGCGTTTCTCACCACCGAGCTCGATACCCTCCGCGAACAAGGCCTGCACCGCTCGTTGCGAATTCTTGAAGGGCGCCAGCAGGCGTCCTCGCGATTTGACGGACGAACGGTCGTCAACCTGTCGTCGAACAACTATCTTGGTCTCACCACACACCCAAGGTTGATTGAAGCCGCGATTCAGGCCATTCGCGATTTCGGCGTCGGCTCCGGATCCGTCCGCACGATCGCCGGCACCATGGAAATCCACATGGAGCTGGAGCGACGCCTGGCCGCATTCAAGAACACCGAAGCCGTGGTGGTCTTCCAGTCCGGGTTCGCAGCGAATGCAGGCACCGTCTCTGCGATTCTCACCAAGGAAGATGTCGTTATCTCTGACTCGCTCAATCACGCGAGCATCATTGACGGCTGCCGGCTGAGCCGCGCCGGGATCAAAGTGTTTCCGCACAAGGACGTGGCAGCCGCGCGCACGATTCTGCAGGAACTGCCGGCGTCGCAGCGCAAGCTCCTGATCACCGATGGTGTGTTCAGCATGGAAGGTGACCTCGGTCCCCTGCCGGAGCTCTGCGACCTCGCCGAAGAATTCGGCTGCATCATGATGGTGGATGATGCGCATGCGAGTGGGGTGTTTGGTCGGAACGGTAGAGGGACGATCGATCACTTCAACATGCACGGGCGAGTGGACATCCAGGTAGGCACGCTCTCAAAGGCCATCGGTGCTTTGGGCGGATACGTGGCCGGGTCGAAAGACTTCATCGACTTCCTGTATCACCGCGCGCGTCCGTTCCTGTTCTCTACGTCGCACCCGCCATCAGTAGCCGCGTCATGTCTGGCTGCGCTTGATGTGCTGGAACAGGAGCCGGAGATTATCGAACGGCTGTGGGACAACACGCGCTTCTTCAAGGCGGGTCTGGTCTCCATGGGCTTTGATACGGGCCTCAGTGAGAGCCCCATCACGCCGGTCATCGCCGGTGACGGGGCTCGAGCCATGAAGCTGTCGGATCGGTTGTTCCAGGAAGGCGTGTTTGCGCAAGGCATCGCGTTCCCGACTGTGGCGCGAGACAAGGCGCGGGTGCGCACCATTGTGACCGCCACGCACACCAAGGACGAGTTGCAGTTTGCGCTGGACGCCTTCAAGCGGGTGGGCACGGAACTGGGCCTGATCTGA
- a CDS encoding aminotransferase class I/II-fold pyridoxal phosphate-dependent enzyme, translating into MPTQAPVHVATRISGFTYAIRNVVAEARKVEAAGRTVRYLNIGDPIPFGFHTPPHLIEAVERAMRDGHNGYTASVGIASAREAVAREYESRGMPVGVDRVILTAGTSEGIELALGAMADAGDEVLVPTPTYPLYTAVLAKLGAKAVFYRTDPENHWLPDVADIAGKITPATRAIVVIDPNNPTGAVYPEATRRALIALAHSSGVPILADEVYGDLGFDGPSPLLGSLDPDAPILSFSSLSKAYVAPGWRAGWLSVGRSPRLNDVLAAIKKLADGRLCSTGPMQYAIEAALNGDRSHQREFVRQLTIRADLTVARLNAIPGITCVAPRAAFYAMPKVALPPGKTDEDFVLALLRQTGILCVYGSGFGLPAADGFFRVVFLAPPDLLSAIYDDIATFSAEWTRS; encoded by the coding sequence ATGCCTACGCAGGCGCCGGTGCACGTCGCCACTCGTATCTCGGGCTTCACGTATGCCATCCGCAACGTCGTGGCCGAAGCCCGGAAAGTGGAGGCCGCGGGCCGCACCGTCCGGTATCTGAACATCGGGGATCCGATTCCGTTCGGGTTCCACACGCCGCCTCATCTCATTGAAGCCGTCGAGCGCGCGATGCGTGACGGCCACAACGGCTACACGGCATCCGTCGGTATTGCCTCGGCGCGAGAAGCGGTTGCCCGGGAGTACGAATCGCGCGGCATGCCGGTGGGTGTTGACCGGGTCATCCTGACGGCCGGCACCTCCGAGGGCATCGAACTCGCGCTGGGCGCCATGGCCGACGCGGGCGACGAAGTGCTGGTGCCCACGCCGACGTATCCGCTCTACACAGCCGTGCTCGCCAAACTGGGCGCGAAGGCGGTGTTTTATCGCACCGACCCCGAGAATCACTGGCTGCCGGATGTGGCCGATATCGCGGGCAAGATCACGCCGGCCACACGAGCGATCGTGGTGATCGATCCGAACAACCCGACCGGAGCGGTCTATCCCGAGGCCACTCGCCGGGCCCTTATCGCCCTGGCCCACTCGTCGGGTGTGCCGATCCTGGCCGACGAGGTGTATGGCGACCTCGGATTTGACGGTCCGTCACCCCTGCTCGGCAGCCTCGACCCTGACGCCCCAATTCTGTCGTTCTCGTCACTGTCCAAGGCCTACGTGGCGCCGGGTTGGCGCGCGGGGTGGCTCTCGGTGGGGCGTTCGCCGCGCCTGAACGACGTCCTGGCCGCGATCAAGAAACTGGCCGATGGCCGCCTGTGCAGCACCGGGCCGATGCAATACGCCATTGAAGCGGCGCTCAACGGCGACCGCAGCCATCAACGCGAGTTCGTGCGCCAGCTCACCATCCGCGCCGACCTCACGGTGGCGCGGCTGAATGCGATCCCCGGCATCACCTGCGTCGCCCCGCGTGCAGCGTTTTACGCCATGCCGAAAGTGGCGTTGCCCCCCGGCAAGACCGACGAGGACTTCGTGCTCGCACTGCTCCGCCAGACGGGAATTCTCTGCGTCTACGGGTCGGGCTTCGGTCTTCCGGCGGCCGACGGATTCTTCCGCGTGGTGTTTCTCGCGCCACCGGATCTGCTCAGCGCAATCTACGACGACATCGCAACATTTTCCGCAGAGTGGACGCGCTCGTGA
- a CDS encoding PP2C family protein-serine/threonine phosphatase gives MTAPREPSRNFFDEYTRGFDRTEFQRLFTRDTADAYHYFSRGLDLRALAQAPWYKRWPTHIRLFFVAFAMRLSPGRRVLYAFAVVAAVFGLLDLFDGFGTVTVFLFPISLDLYLPQWVEGTSWMVLAFLAIQLLVLMEVADRLSLKSDLEIARDIQIAMLPRGSKEAGDARVFGFTRPANTVGGDFYDILPLADGRLMVAVGDVAGKGSPAALLMALLLAMLRTLVDEGLESVRLISRLNVQICRHSPGSRFITFFFGVYNPADGSLEYVNAGHLPPMVKRASGTIERLERGGMALGMFEHATYDAGHVTIGPGEMLVLYTDGITEAEDRSGQAFEDSGLEAVLARSTVQNDPEALAGAIIAAVEAHAGDVRLADDLTVAILGR, from the coding sequence ATGACTGCGCCGCGGGAGCCCTCTCGGAACTTTTTCGACGAATACACCCGAGGATTCGACCGGACGGAGTTTCAGCGGCTGTTCACGCGCGACACCGCCGACGCGTATCACTATTTTTCCCGCGGGTTGGACCTGCGGGCGCTGGCACAAGCCCCGTGGTACAAGCGCTGGCCCACACATATTCGGCTGTTTTTTGTGGCCTTCGCCATGCGGCTGTCGCCAGGGCGCCGCGTGTTGTACGCCTTTGCGGTAGTGGCGGCGGTGTTCGGCCTGCTTGATCTCTTCGATGGGTTCGGCACGGTCACCGTGTTCCTGTTCCCGATCAGCCTGGATCTCTACCTGCCGCAGTGGGTGGAAGGCACGTCGTGGATGGTGCTGGCCTTCCTGGCGATTCAGTTGCTGGTGTTGATGGAGGTGGCCGACCGGCTGTCGCTCAAGAGCGACCTGGAGATTGCGCGCGACATCCAGATTGCGATGTTGCCGCGAGGATCAAAAGAAGCGGGCGATGCGCGCGTGTTCGGTTTCACGCGGCCGGCAAACACGGTAGGCGGAGATTTTTACGACATCCTGCCACTGGCGGACGGACGCCTGATGGTGGCGGTGGGTGATGTGGCCGGCAAAGGTAGTCCCGCAGCGTTGTTGATGGCGCTGTTGCTGGCGATGCTGCGTACGCTTGTGGACGAGGGGCTGGAATCGGTGCGGCTTATCTCGCGGCTTAATGTCCAGATCTGCCGGCACAGCCCGGGGTCGCGGTTCATCACGTTCTTCTTTGGGGTTTACAACCCGGCCGACGGCTCGCTTGAGTACGTGAATGCCGGGCATCTGCCGCCCATGGTGAAACGCGCGTCGGGCACCATCGAGCGGCTTGAGCGCGGTGGCATGGCGCTGGGCATGTTTGAACACGCGACGTACGACGCGGGACATGTCACTATCGGCCCGGGAGAAATGCTGGTGCTGTACACGGACGGCATTACCGAGGCCGAAGACCGGTCTGGGCAGGCCTTTGAGGACTCGGGCCTCGAGGCTGTGCTTGCGCGCAGCACTGTGCAGAACGACCCGGAAGCCCTGGCCGGCGCGATCATCGCCGCCGTCGAAGCCCACGCCGGCGACGTGCGCCTCGCTGATGATCTGACAGTCGCAATTCTCGGAAGGTAG
- a CDS encoding GAF domain-containing protein, producing the protein MNPPPANRLPSHLSAGSHERDVLLTLFDLGRQVASVVELDELLQKIPELIGRLIPFDAFAVYLLDDRHSELRIAYGVGYPDTTHYRPRITDGIVGHVVSTQETMVVGDITLEPAYVEVVPGMASTLAVPLVHKNKPIGALNVLSRSRDMYSERDAAILRQFAAHVALALVNARLFEQQRLDAEAFETLAEIGRDVAALMDLDELLSRIAQLARRVVDYRTFGILLLHEATKELEMKVAVQFGDRVALPKVPLGEGLVGYSALHREPVMVPDVSKDPRYIKVVDDVRSELVVPMLLKDRCIGVFDLESPELDAFTKRDVEILTLLASQAAVAIENARLYEEASQTEARLEKELRFARRVQAALLPTKLPKKMKGVDVDASFSAALELGGDFYDYLVPESQTLIMALGDVSGKGVPAALYSVFAGELVRGRTFRRRYVPERSSPAAVLMSINTILHERQLEEYYCTLCYAIFDLKRRSVTLANSGVPYPVRASGDTCGLIEAPGVPLGSFPGMTYDEVTLPLTSGDVFVFCSDGVSEAMNRKSEEFGSGRLIDVVSKTKHLTAKEIVYSIVEAVEAHRAGFPPNDDTTVVALKITL; encoded by the coding sequence ATGAACCCGCCTCCCGCCAACCGTCTGCCATCACACCTGTCTGCGGGCAGCCATGAGCGCGATGTCCTGCTGACCCTGTTTGATCTGGGCCGCCAGGTGGCGTCGGTGGTGGAACTGGACGAGCTCCTGCAGAAGATTCCCGAGCTGATTGGCCGCCTGATTCCATTTGACGCGTTTGCCGTCTACCTGCTGGACGATAGACACAGCGAGCTGCGGATCGCCTACGGCGTGGGATACCCGGATACCACGCACTATCGTCCCCGCATCACCGACGGCATCGTGGGGCACGTGGTCAGCACCCAGGAAACCATGGTGGTGGGCGACATTACGCTCGAGCCGGCCTACGTGGAAGTGGTGCCGGGCATGGCCTCGACGCTGGCCGTGCCGCTGGTGCACAAGAACAAGCCCATCGGCGCGCTCAACGTGTTGAGCCGATCGCGCGACATGTATTCGGAGCGCGATGCGGCCATCCTGCGGCAGTTTGCCGCGCACGTGGCGCTGGCGCTGGTCAACGCGCGCTTGTTTGAACAGCAGCGGCTCGACGCCGAAGCGTTTGAAACGCTCGCCGAGATTGGCCGCGACGTGGCCGCGCTCATGGACCTGGACGAGCTGCTCTCGCGGATCGCGCAGTTGGCCAGGCGCGTGGTGGACTACCGCACGTTCGGCATCCTGCTGCTCCACGAGGCGACCAAGGAACTGGAAATGAAGGTCGCCGTGCAGTTTGGCGATCGCGTGGCGCTGCCCAAGGTGCCTCTGGGCGAGGGACTGGTCGGCTACTCGGCGTTGCATCGCGAGCCGGTGATGGTGCCCGACGTGTCGAAGGACCCGCGCTACATCAAGGTGGTTGACGATGTGCGGTCGGAGCTGGTGGTGCCGATGCTGCTCAAGGACCGTTGCATCGGCGTCTTCGACCTCGAGAGCCCTGAGCTCGACGCCTTCACCAAGCGTGACGTGGAGATCCTGACACTGCTGGCGAGCCAGGCGGCGGTCGCGATCGAAAACGCGCGTCTCTACGAAGAAGCGTCGCAGACCGAGGCGCGTCTCGAAAAGGAACTGCGGTTTGCCCGTCGCGTGCAGGCGGCTTTGCTGCCCACCAAGCTGCCCAAGAAGATGAAGGGCGTGGACGTGGACGCGTCATTCTCGGCTGCGCTGGAGTTGGGCGGCGACTTCTACGACTATCTGGTGCCCGAGTCGCAGACGCTCATCATGGCGTTGGGCGACGTGTCAGGCAAGGGCGTGCCGGCGGCGCTCTACAGCGTGTTTGCCGGAGAACTCGTGCGCGGCCGCACGTTCCGCCGGCGGTATGTGCCCGAGCGATCGTCGCCTGCGGCGGTGCTGATGTCGATCAACACCATCCTCCACGAGCGCCAGCTCGAGGAGTACTACTGCACCCTGTGTTACGCGATCTTCGATCTCAAGCGGAGGAGCGTGACGCTGGCCAACTCCGGCGTGCCGTATCCGGTGCGGGCGTCGGGCGACACCTGCGGCCTGATTGAAGCGCCGGGCGTGCCGCTTGGTTCATTCCCCGGGATGACGTACGACGAAGTGACGCTGCCGCTCACCTCGGGTGATGTGTTTGTGTTCTGCTCGGACGGCGTGTCAGAGGCGATGAATCGGAAGAGCGAGGAGTTCGGAAGCGGACGCCTTATCGACGTGGTCTCGAAGACCAAACACCTCACCGCCAAGGAAATCGTCTACTCCATCGTCGAAGCCGTCGAAGCGCACCGCGCCGGGTTCCCCCCCAACGACGACACCACAGTGGTGGCGCTGAAGATCACGTTGTAA
- a CDS encoding (2Fe-2S)-binding protein, with protein METVTLTIDGSPVTVEKGKTVLQAVMQSGGHVPYYCYHPGLGVDGSCRVCIVKIEKMPKLQTSCSMVCTDGMVVSTNAPDVEAARASVFEFLLVNHPLDCPVCDKGGECPLQDYSYSYGPERSRMDFPRRVFDGEGVKADVDFGPTLMLNRNRCIMCTRCQRFMAEVDGDAQIGVFQRGVHSEIATFEEQGVVSLLSGNLMDVCPVGAITTRDYRFKSRPWDNPSAVDTICTGCAKGCNTTAWIKAKPEWAKGAQLVRMTPRDNAEINSYWMCDIGRFDYHWVESDRRLLQPHVRTSRGSDATPWADALIAVKAAVDDAGGGAQARVLVSGHASLEELYALKQFESLTGGVTFGWRYREKPQPANTKFRIPAVDAPNLRGAQDLGFKMAAVDGPADVSELRAAVDAGRVKVLYVMDTGPEGSLGDADWIVAARAAGKISTLIVHGVLKTALSESADIVLPGCAFVEKDATFTNMTGHVQTASRVITPPGDAAEDWQILSKVAAAFGADMAEASAGAVRQAIASALSAVPGYAKLAEVAFARPVSARQYLQASNPSERGKWDSMFQDLPPVKFGEDFGPLPRADVIPLRLVE; from the coding sequence ATGGAAACGGTCACGCTGACGATTGACGGGTCTCCGGTTACGGTGGAAAAGGGCAAGACGGTGCTGCAGGCCGTGATGCAGAGCGGCGGTCACGTGCCGTACTACTGCTACCACCCCGGGCTTGGCGTTGACGGCTCCTGCCGCGTCTGTATCGTCAAGATCGAGAAGATGCCGAAGCTGCAGACCTCATGCTCGATGGTGTGCACGGACGGCATGGTCGTGAGCACGAATGCGCCAGATGTGGAAGCCGCGCGCGCCAGCGTGTTTGAGTTCCTGCTGGTCAATCATCCGCTCGACTGCCCGGTCTGTGACAAGGGCGGCGAATGCCCGCTGCAGGACTATTCCTATTCGTACGGCCCCGAGCGGAGCCGCATGGACTTTCCGCGCCGCGTGTTTGACGGCGAAGGTGTGAAGGCCGACGTGGACTTCGGTCCCACGCTCATGCTGAACCGCAACCGGTGCATCATGTGCACGCGGTGTCAGCGCTTCATGGCCGAGGTTGACGGCGATGCGCAGATCGGCGTGTTCCAGCGCGGCGTGCACAGCGAGATTGCGACGTTCGAAGAACAAGGCGTGGTGTCGCTGCTCTCGGGCAACCTCATGGATGTGTGCCCGGTGGGCGCCATCACCACACGCGACTACCGTTTCAAATCGCGACCGTGGGACAACCCGTCTGCAGTCGACACCATCTGCACGGGTTGCGCAAAGGGATGCAACACCACTGCGTGGATCAAGGCGAAACCCGAGTGGGCGAAAGGCGCGCAGCTGGTGCGCATGACGCCGCGGGACAACGCCGAGATCAACAGCTACTGGATGTGTGACATCGGCCGCTTCGACTACCACTGGGTGGAAAGCGATCGGCGACTGTTGCAGCCGCACGTGCGCACCAGTCGCGGCTCTGATGCCACGCCGTGGGCCGACGCGCTGATTGCGGTCAAAGCTGCTGTGGACGACGCCGGCGGCGGCGCTCAGGCGCGCGTGCTGGTATCGGGTCACGCCTCGCTTGAAGAACTCTACGCGCTCAAGCAGTTCGAGTCGCTCACTGGAGGCGTGACGTTCGGCTGGCGCTATCGCGAGAAGCCGCAGCCGGCCAACACGAAGTTCCGGATTCCTGCGGTGGATGCGCCCAACCTGCGGGGAGCCCAGGATCTGGGTTTCAAGATGGCCGCCGTTGACGGCCCGGCAGACGTCAGCGAGTTGCGCGCGGCGGTGGATGCAGGCCGCGTGAAGGTGCTGTATGTCATGGACACCGGCCCCGAAGGCTCGCTCGGCGACGCTGACTGGATCGTGGCCGCCCGCGCGGCAGGCAAAATTTCCACCCTGATCGTGCATGGCGTGCTGAAGACGGCCCTGTCGGAAAGCGCCGACATCGTGTTGCCGGGCTGCGCGTTCGTGGAGAAGGACGCCACGTTCACGAACATGACCGGGCACGTGCAGACAGCGTCGCGCGTGATTACGCCGCCGGGAGACGCCGCGGAAGACTGGCAGATTCTGTCGAAGGTGGCGGCGGCGTTCGGCGCCGATATGGCGGAAGCCTCGGCAGGCGCCGTGCGTCAGGCCATCGCCTCGGCGCTGTCCGCAGTGCCGGGCTACGCGAAACTCGCGGAGGTCGCGTTCGCGCGGCCCGTCTCGGCGCGGCAATACCTGCAGGCGTCAAACCCGTCGGAGCGCGGCAAGTGGGACTCGATGTTCCAGGACCTGCCCCCCGTGAAGTTTGGCGAAGACTTCGGTCCGCTCCCGCGCGCCGACGTTATTCCGCTGCGCCTCGTCGAGTAG
- a CDS encoding glycosyltransferase, producing MDALVKLSIIMPAFNEKRTIREIVARVLAVDLPDIEKELVIVDDGSSDGTRDILAELDGNNGIRVFYQTSNQGKGAAVARGMRESTGDILLVQDADLEYNPDEYPMLLRPILRGDADVVYGSRFLGSPNGHRVLYFWHSVGNKMLTLLSNAVSGLNLTDMETCYKALTRDVADRLDLRSKRFGVEPEITCKVARLRARVYEVPISYNGRTYAEGKKIGFKDAIQAAWTILRFSRWEAPESDVGAMTLRRMSRLGVYNRWLHDQFDSFLGRRVLEVGSGVGNQTRYFVERERVIASDIEPHYVKELRSTVGQRSNVRVASFEFPLTQAAREDLAGERIDSIVCMNVLEHIERDRDTLLDFAKVLPVGGHLVLLVPAMPSIYGTLDKHLNHFRRYDREPLRALLTETGFEVETLRYLNQPGVFGWWLNSRVLKRRVIPRGQAGAVKWIMPWLRAENRRSPSFGMSLLALARRK from the coding sequence GTGGACGCGCTCGTGAAACTCTCGATCATCATGCCCGCGTTCAACGAAAAGCGGACCATCCGCGAAATCGTTGCCCGCGTCCTCGCCGTGGACCTTCCGGACATCGAAAAAGAACTCGTCATTGTGGACGATGGGTCGAGCGATGGGACGAGAGACATCCTGGCCGAGCTCGACGGCAACAATGGCATTCGCGTGTTTTACCAGACGTCCAACCAGGGCAAGGGCGCTGCGGTGGCGCGCGGGATGCGCGAATCCACGGGCGACATCCTGCTCGTGCAGGACGCCGACCTTGAGTACAACCCCGACGAATATCCCATGCTGCTCCGGCCGATCCTGCGTGGCGACGCCGACGTCGTGTATGGATCGCGCTTCCTGGGATCGCCCAACGGTCATCGCGTGTTGTATTTCTGGCACTCGGTGGGCAACAAGATGCTCACGCTGCTGTCGAACGCGGTTAGCGGCCTGAACCTGACCGACATGGAGACGTGTTACAAGGCGTTGACGCGCGACGTCGCCGACCGGCTTGATCTGCGCTCCAAGCGTTTTGGGGTGGAACCGGAAATTACGTGCAAGGTTGCGCGGTTGCGTGCGCGTGTGTACGAAGTGCCGATCTCCTACAACGGCCGCACGTATGCGGAAGGCAAGAAGATCGGGTTCAAGGACGCCATCCAGGCCGCGTGGACCATCCTGCGGTTCTCGCGGTGGGAAGCCCCCGAAAGCGACGTCGGCGCCATGACGCTGCGGCGCATGTCGCGACTGGGCGTCTACAACAGGTGGCTGCACGATCAGTTCGACTCGTTTCTCGGTCGCCGCGTGCTCGAAGTCGGGTCTGGCGTCGGTAACCAGACGCGGTACTTCGTCGAGCGCGAACGTGTGATTGCGTCGGATATTGAACCGCACTACGTCAAGGAACTGCGGTCCACGGTCGGGCAGCGATCCAACGTTCGTGTTGCGTCGTTCGAATTCCCGCTCACGCAGGCCGCGCGCGAAGACCTGGCCGGCGAACGCATCGACTCCATCGTGTGCATGAACGTGCTGGAGCACATCGAGCGTGATCGCGACACCTTGCTCGACTTCGCCAAGGTGCTGCCCGTCGGCGGGCATCTGGTGTTGCTTGTGCCGGCCATGCCGTCGATTTACGGAACGCTCGACAAACACCTGAATCACTTCCGCCGATACGACCGCGAGCCTCTGCGCGCGCTGCTGACCGAGACCGGCTTCGAGGTGGAAACTCTTCGCTATCTGAACCAGCCCGGTGTCTTTGGCTGGTGGCTGAACTCTCGTGTGTTGAAGCGGCGAGTCATTCCCCGCGGGCAGGCGGGCGCGGTCAAGTGGATCATGCCGTGGCTGCGCGCTGAGAATCGCCGGTCACCCAGTTTCGGCATGTCGCTGCTGGCGCTTGCCCGACGAAAGTGA
- a CDS encoding diacylglycerol kinase family lipid kinase has product MRVGIVINPISGRLGSRPGEPARRRAFTETRAAAAGINATVVMTEGPGHARILSQTFVDQGYDTVIAMGGDGTVNEVAQALVGTPTTLGIVPSGSGDGLARGLRLPSSPERAMEIALSSSFTAIDVGTAGDRIFLNIAGIGFDAAVARVFAGRSTRGAVGYVKSGVSLAWTYAAADYAVTWHTDDGEEARQGRKFLVAFANASTYGNGAVLAPAASLQDGVLDVVLVEAGTPLQQFWRGRRLFWRSGSPARGLERSRATRATVHGTALVCHVDGEVFEASGSLEIGVRPGALRVRTTRRGAAE; this is encoded by the coding sequence ATGCGTGTTGGCATCGTGATCAATCCGATTTCCGGCCGCCTCGGAAGCCGGCCAGGTGAACCCGCGCGTCGCCGCGCATTCACGGAAACCCGCGCTGCAGCAGCGGGCATCAACGCCACCGTCGTCATGACTGAAGGGCCGGGCCACGCTCGCATTCTGTCGCAGACGTTTGTGGACCAGGGCTATGACACCGTCATTGCCATGGGCGGCGACGGCACCGTCAATGAAGTAGCGCAGGCGCTGGTGGGAACGCCGACGACGCTGGGGATCGTGCCGAGTGGGTCGGGGGATGGGCTTGCACGCGGCCTGCGGCTGCCCTCGAGTCCGGAACGCGCAATGGAGATCGCCCTATCGTCGTCGTTCACGGCCATCGATGTTGGAACGGCCGGCGACCGGATCTTTCTCAACATCGCCGGCATCGGATTCGACGCGGCCGTGGCGCGGGTGTTTGCCGGCCGATCGACACGCGGCGCCGTGGGATACGTGAAGAGCGGCGTGTCCCTTGCGTGGACGTACGCGGCGGCCGACTACGCAGTGACGTGGCACACCGACGATGGGGAAGAGGCGCGTCAGGGCCGCAAGTTTCTGGTGGCGTTCGCCAATGCGTCAACCTACGGGAATGGCGCGGTGCTGGCGCCCGCTGCCAGCCTCCAGGATGGCGTGCTCGATGTGGTGCTGGTGGAGGCGGGCACACCGCTGCAGCAATTCTGGCGGGGCCGGCGGCTTTTCTGGAGGAGTGGCAGCCCTGCCCGGGGTCTCGAGCGCTCACGTGCCACCCGGGCCACTGTGCACGGCACCGCACTCGTGTGCCACGTGGACGGCGAGGTATTCGAAGCGTCTGGTTCGCTGGAGATTGGCGTGCGCCCCGGCGCGCTTCGCGTGCGGACTACTCGACGAGGCGCAGCGGAATAA
- a CDS encoding aminotransferase class V-fold PLP-dependent enzyme, producing the protein MARDEDFWRVVQEGFTLDRTIVNLNNGGVCPSPRVVHEALKRYLDISNQLPAYHMWRILEPNIESVRRDLAHDIGADPETIAITRNASESLQIAQLGINLKPGDEILTTNQDYGRMMNTWEQRVLRDEVKLTKIRFPVPPVQSDLVQRFEAAITPATKVIHFMHISNLSGHIFPAKEICDLARKRGIITIVDGAHAYGHFPFKITDFDCDYYGSSLHKWLLAPVGTGLLYVRPDRIEKTWALQPAAAAQSKNIRKFEEIGTHPAANHNAIAEALMFHRGIGGERKAARLRYLKARWANELTKLDRIELHTGMDPAHSCAIGTVGIKGIPPNDIAAKLWDNQKILVTGIAVGEPQALEYQGIRVTPNVYTTVDEVDVFIEAMTKLAKS; encoded by the coding sequence CGCACCATCGTCAACCTGAACAACGGCGGTGTCTGCCCCAGCCCGCGTGTGGTGCACGAGGCGCTCAAGCGTTACCTCGATATTTCGAACCAGTTGCCCGCGTATCACATGTGGCGGATTCTTGAGCCCAACATCGAGAGCGTGCGGCGCGACCTCGCTCATGACATTGGCGCCGACCCCGAGACGATCGCCATTACGCGTAACGCCAGTGAGTCTCTCCAGATCGCGCAGCTCGGCATCAACTTGAAACCCGGAGACGAGATCCTGACCACCAACCAGGACTATGGCCGAATGATGAACACGTGGGAGCAGCGTGTGCTCAGGGACGAGGTCAAGCTGACGAAGATCCGGTTTCCGGTGCCGCCCGTGCAGTCCGACCTGGTGCAACGCTTCGAGGCCGCGATCACGCCCGCCACGAAGGTGATCCACTTCATGCACATTTCGAATCTGTCAGGACACATCTTCCCCGCGAAGGAGATCTGTGACCTCGCCAGAAAGCGCGGCATCATCACCATTGTTGACGGCGCCCACGCGTACGGGCACTTCCCGTTCAAGATCACGGACTTTGACTGCGACTACTACGGCTCAAGCCTCCACAAATGGCTGCTGGCTCCGGTCGGCACGGGGTTGCTCTACGTTCGGCCGGATCGCATCGAGAAGACCTGGGCTCTGCAGCCCGCGGCGGCCGCTCAGTCAAAGAACATCCGCAAGTTCGAAGAGATCGGAACGCACCCCGCGGCCAATCACAACGCGATCGCCGAAGCGCTCATGTTCCACCGAGGCATCGGGGGCGAACGGAAAGCCGCGCGCCTGCGTTACCTCAAGGCCCGATGGGCCAATGAACTCACCAAGCTTGACCGCATCGAGTTGCACACGGGAATGGATCCGGCCCACTCATGCGCCATCGGCACGGTCGGCATCAAGGGAATCCCGCCAAACGACATCGCCGCGAAGCTGTGGGACAACCAGAAGATCCTCGTGACGGGCATCGCAGTGGGTGAACCCCAGGCCCTGGAATACCAAGGCATCCGCGTCACGCCCAACGTCTACACCACGGTGGACGAGGTGGATGTGTTCATCGAGGCGATGACCAAGCTGGCAAAAAGCTGA